In Brachypodium distachyon strain Bd21 chromosome 2, Brachypodium_distachyon_v3.0, whole genome shotgun sequence, one genomic interval encodes:
- the LOC100842839 gene encoding uncharacterized protein LOC100842839 codes for MASPRRRSLPLPLLLLIFPVSLSVLLLLRRSSQTAPLLPTDSTGPAPDPRHFSLLIKLLAYDRPAPLLRCLRSLAAADYAGDRVALHVLLDHRPPNSSAALLAASHEILTAVDAFRWPHGEKSVHYRTANAGLQAQWIEAWWPGSDDEFAFVVEDDLEVSPLYYGFLKRVVMRYYYDRENYSPYVFGASLQRPRFVAGKHGNKIQLDSQTRLFLYQMVGTWGQLLFPKPWKEFRLWYDEQKAKGAKPILQGMKTTGWYKKMGERIWTPWFIKFVHSRGYFNIYTNFLKERALSISHRDAGVNYGRSVGPDSTLLDGNNLDFNIRELQPLKKLKWYDFCFAEILPGRVVSKYSELGSVLKSVQLENSVVLISLHSVEHRIMRNLICHLEKAGMRNYIFLGDNSEFLDDLAHRGHAVIDAIGLLQSITMSSSMNSDGFIMEILAKSYVIQSCLDLGYNLWMLNGNMIPLGSKLIEPSDQSVDFFAADSMDLMFIRSSQGSKKTWNERIMSSVAGSVMSSKGGFAASLKHLNFVDILTGVLENNGDARLAKLNEGIMAVELEPNISNKSLSDGQSKVLFWSHNMASNSVQRQLRNVDLWLIDSDLSCGAVVCSQKQN; via the exons ATGGcgtcgcctcgccgccgctccctcccgctcccgctcctcctcctcatcttccccgTCTCCCTGtccgtcctcctcctgctccgccgctCCTCTCAAACCGCACCGCTCCTCCCCACCGACAGCACAGGCCCCGCCCCGGACCCGCGCCACTTCTCCCTCCTCATCAAACTCCTCGCCTACGACCGCCCCGCCCCTCTCCTCCGCTGCCTCCGCTCCCTTGCGGCCGCCGACTACGCCGGCGACCGCGTCGCGCTGCACGTCCTCCTTGACCACCGCCCGCCCAACTCGTCCGCCGCTCTCCTTGCTGCGTCCCACGAGATCCTCACCGCGGTCGACGCCTTCCGCTGGCCGCACGGGGAGAAAAGCGTGCACTACCGCACCGCCAATGCGGGGCTCCAGGCGCAGTGGATCGAGGCTTGGTGGCCCGGCTCTGACGACGAGTTCGCCTTTGTCGTCGAGGATGACCTCGAGGTCTCACCACTCTACTACGGGTTTCTTAAGCGGGTGGTCATGAGGTACTACTACGACAGGGAGAACTACAGTCCATATGTGTTCGGCGCGTCACTGCAGCGCCCCCGCTTCGTCGCAG GTAAACATGGAAACAAGATACAGCTGGACAGTCAGACTAGGCTTTTCTTGTACCAGATGGTTGGTACATGGGGCCAACTTCTCTTTCCCAAACCATGGAAAGAATTTCGGTTATGGTATGATGAACAGAAAGCCAAAGGAGCCAAACCTATTCTCCAAGGCATG AAAACTACAGGATGGTACAAAAAGATGGGCGAGAGAATATGGACCCCTTGGTTCATAAAGTTTGTCCACTCGCGTGGGTACTTCAACATCTACACAAACTTCCTGAAGGAAAGGGCTCTCAGCATCTCTCATAGGGATGCAGGTGTGAACTATGGAAGAAGTGTTGGGCCAGATTCTACATTGCTAGATGGGAACAATCTTGATTTCAATATAAGGGAATTGCAGCCTCTAAAGAAGCTAAAATGGTACGATTTCTGCTTTGCTGAAATTCTTCCAGGAAGGGTTGTTAGCAAATATAGTGAACTTGGTTCTGTGCTCAAGTCTGTGCAACTAGAAAACAGTGTTGTACTCATAAGTCTGCACTCAGTAGAACATAGGATCATGAGAAACTTGATTTGCCACCTTGAGAAGGCAGGCATGCGAAACTACATTTTCCTTGGTGACAATTCAGAGTTTCTGGATGACCTTGCTCATAGAGGACATGCTGTCATTGATGCTATTGGGTTACTACAGAGCATCACAATGAGTAGTTCTATGAATTCTGATGGTTTTATTATGGAAATATTGGCAAAATCTTATGTGATACAAAGTTGCTTAGACTTGGGATACAATCTATGGATGCTAAACGGAAATATGATTCCACTTGGCAGTAAATTAATCGAGCCATCAGATCAATCTGTTGATTTTTTTGCTGCGGACTCCATGGATTTGATGTTTATAAGAAGCTCACAAggctctaaaaaaacatggaaTGAACGTATTATGTCAAGTGTGGCTGGCagtgtgatgtcttcaaaaggTGGTTTTGCTGCTTCCCTTAAACATTTGAATTTTGTTGATATACTTACCGGAGTGTTGGAAAACAATGGTGACGCGAGGCTGGCGAAACTGAATGAGGGGATAATGGCTGTGGAATTAGAGCCTAACATATCGAACAAATCACTGTCAGATGGTCAAAGTAAAGTGCTTTTCTGGTCTCACAATATGGCTTCAAATTCAGTTCAAAGGCAACTCAGAAATGTGGATTTGTGGTTAATTGACTCAGATTTGTCTTGTGGTGCCGTCGTTTGTAGCCAAAAGCAGAACTAG
- the LOC100824982 gene encoding purple acid phosphatase 15, with amino-acid sequence MRRGSVLLLLLFAAAAAAAAEPASTLSGPSRPVTVPLREARGHAVDLPDTDPRVQRRVTGWAPEQIAVALSSEPTSAWVSWITGDFQMGGAVKPLDPGTVGSVVRYGLAADSLVREATGDALVYSQLYPFEGLQNYTSGIIHHVRLQGLQPGTEYYYQCGDPAIPEAMSAVHAFRTVPAVGPRSYPGRIAVVGDLGLTYNTTSTVEHMASNRPDLVLLVGDVSYANLYLTNGTGADCYSCSFAKSTPIHETYQPRWDYWGRYMEPVTSRTPMMVVEGNHEIEQQIGNKTFASYSARFAFPSKESESFSPFYYSFDAGGIHFIMLAAYADYSKSGEQYRWLEKDLEKVDRSVTPWLVAGWHAPWYSTYKAHYREAECMRVAMEELLYSYGLDVVFTGHVHAYERSNRVFNYTLDPCGAVHISVGDGGNREKMATTHADDPGRCPDPLSTPDEFMGGFCAFNFTSGPAAGSFCWDRQPDYSAYRESSFGHGILEVKNETHALWRWHRNQDVYGGVGDEIFIVREPDKCLVDSSKRASY; translated from the exons ATGCGGCGGGGgtcggtgctgctgctgctgctgttcgcggcggctgcggctgcggctgccgaGCCGGCGTCGACGCTGTCTGGTCCATCGCGGCCGGTGACGGTGCCGCTCCGGGAAGCCAGGGGCCACGCGGTGGACCTGCCGGACACGGACCCCCGGGTGCAGCGCCGGGTCACGGGCTGGGCCCCCGAGCAGATCGCCGTCGCGCTCTCCTCCGAGCCCACCTCCGCCTGGGTCTCCTGGATCACAG GGGACTTCCAGATGGGCGGCGCCGTGAAGCCGCTGGACCCCGGCACGGTCGGCAGCGTCGTGCGCTacggcctcgccgccgatTCGTTGGTCCGCGAGGCCACCGGCGACGCGCTCGTGTACAGCCAGCTCTACCCCTTCGAGGGTCTCCAGAACTACACCTCCGGCATCATCCACCACGTTCGGCTCCAAG GGCTTCAGCCTGGGACGGAGTACTACTACCAGTGCGGTGACCCGGCCATCCCGGAGGCGATGAGCGCCGTGCACGCGTTCCGGACGGTGCCGGCCGTCGGGCCGCGGAGCTACCCCGGGAGGATCGCCGTGGTCGGGGATCTTGGGCTCACGTATAACACCACCTCCACCGTGGAGCACATGGCGAGCAACCGGCCGGACCTggtcctcctcgtcggcgacGTCAGCTACGCCAACCTGTACCTGACCAACGGCACCGGAGCAGACTGCTACTCCTGCTCCTTCGCCAAGTCGACGCCCATCCACGAGACGTACCAGCCGCGCTGGGATTACTGGGGAAG GTACATGGAGCCTGTGACGTCGAGGACTCCGATGATGGTGGTAGAAGGGAACCATGAGATAGAGCAGCAGATCGGCAACAAGACGTTCGCGTCCTACAGTGCCCGGTTCGCGTTCCCGTCGAAAGAGAGCGAATCCTTCTCCCCTTTCTACTACTCCTTTGACGCTGGGGGGATCCATTTCATCATGCTCGCGGCCTATGCTGACTACAGTAAATCAG GGGAGCAGTACAGATGGTTGGAGAAGGACCTGGAAAAGGTGGACAGATCGGTGACTCCTTGGCTGGTGGCCGGCTGGCACGCGCCATGGTACAGCACCTACAAGGCACATTACAGGGAAGCAGAGTGCATGAGAGTGGCCATGGAGGAGTTGCTCTACTCCTACGGCCTCGACGTCGTCTTCACCGGCCAT GTGCACGCATACGAACGTTCTAACCGGGTGTTCAACTACACGCTGGACCCGTGCGGCGCCGTGCACATCTCGGTGGGCGACGGCGGGAACCGGGAGAAGATGGCCACCACCCACGCCGACGACCCGGGGCGCTGCCCGGACCCGCTGTCCACGCCGGACGAGTTCATGGGCGGCTTCTGCGCCTTCAACTTCACCTCAGGCCCGGCGGCCGGCAGCTTCTGCTGGGACCGGCAGCCGGACTACAGCGCCTACCGAGAGAGCAGCTTCGGCCACGGCATTCTTGAG GTGAAGAACGAAACGCATGCGCTTTGGAGATGGCACAGGAACCAGGATGTGTACGGAGGTGTCGGGGATGAGATCTTCATTGTCCGGGAGCCGGACAAGTGCTTGGTCGACTCGAGCAAACGTGCATCCTATTGA